In Capsicum annuum cultivar UCD-10X-F1 chromosome 11, UCD10Xv1.1, whole genome shotgun sequence, one genomic interval encodes:
- the LOC107846852 gene encoding chromatin accessibility complex protein 1 has translation MSTSLSRVVDTMAREDQEGNSIAAVAVAGESHQLQLPVSRLKKIMKLDQDIKKVNSEALHLIASSTELFLESLAEKSAQVALEKNRKTMKLEHLRVAVKRHQPTSNFLLDSLPMPPSQPSDPSPKVQSRRRLSKDKPLPSGTRRIEAFFHNCT, from the coding sequence ATGTCGACTTCACTGAGCAGAGTTGTGGACACAATGGCCCGAGAGGATCAAGAAGGAAACTCCATCGCCGCCGTCGCTGTCGCCGGAGAGTCCCACCAACTCCAGCTTCCGGTAAGCCGATTGAAGAAAATCATGAAATTGGACCAGGACATCAAGAAGGTAAACTCAGAAGCCCTACATCTCATCGCTAGTTCCACTGAGCTTTTTCTCGAATCCTTAGCAGAAAAATCTGCCCAAGTCGCGTTGGAGAAGAACAGAAAAACCATGAAGCTCGAGCATTTAAGAGTTGCCGTTAAAAGGCATCAACCTACAAGCAATTTCCTTCTCGATTCGCTTCCCATGCCGCCTTCACAGCCGTCCGATCCATCTCCCAAGGTTCAAAGTCGTCGTCGATTATCAAAAGACAAGCCACTTCCTTCTGGAACTCGAAGAATTGAGGCATTCTTTCATAATTGCACTTAA